In Sphingomonas sp. M1-B02, the sequence TCAAAAAGGGCAGCGACCACCTCGTCAGCCTGGTCGTGCTGTTCAGCATGACCCAGAATATCGGCGGACTGGCCGGCTCTGCACTACTCGGCAGCTATCAGGTGGTTCAGGCCAAATCCCATGCCGGCGCGCTGGCCGATGGTCTCGCCGTGGGGAATCCGATCGTCGCGGCGCGCATCCAGCAGGGCGCGGGCGCCCTCGCCGGAGTAATCCAGGATCCCGCTCAACGCGCGGCGCAGGGCGCCGGCCTCTTGGGCGACGCTTTGGCCGGGCAAGCCGCCGTCCTTGGGTTCAACGACGCCTTCATGCTCGTGTCGCTGGTCGCGATATCGGCCGCCCTGTTTCTCGCAATCGTCATCGTCCGGCTCCGCATCGCTAAGGGCAGGTCGGCGCGCAAAGGAGTGCCGCAATGAGTGAAGCCAGCCCCGCCATCGGCGCGCCCCCCGAAACCCCGCCGCCTTATTGGCGACCGGCCCGGCGCAACCCGATATTCGTCGTCGCGGCCGTGCTGCTGGCATCGGCCGCGCTGCTGGCGGTTCTGGCGGTGTGGGGTTTGCCTCCTTTCGCGCGCGGCTCCGAATCCACCAACAACGCCTATGTCAAAGGGCGCGTGACGGTGATCGCGCCGCAAGTCAGCGGCTATGTCAGCAGCGTCCTCGTCAAGAGCTATGAGCGGGTTCGCAAGGGCCAGATTCTCGTCACGATCGACGATGGCATCTATCGGGCGCGGGTCGACCAAGCCGGGGCCAACGTCGAAGCGGCCGAAGCCGCACTTGCCAACAGCACCCAGGCCAAGGCAGTCCAAACGGCGGGGGTCTCCGTGCAAGTCGCCGGATTGGGCGGCGCACAAGCCCAGCTGCTCAAGGCCCGCGCCGACATGGCAAGAGCCCAGGAGCTGGTGCAGGACGGTTCAATCGCTCGGCGCGAATATGATCAGACGTTGGCGGCATTGCGCGCCGCCGAGGCGCAGGTCCGGGAGGTTTCGGCGACCGGGCAGGTGGCGCGCGAAGGCGTCAAGACCGTCGAGGTCGGGCGGGCCGGGCTCCAGGCGCAGGTCGATGCCGCGCGCGCCTTGCTGCGCCTTGCCGAAATCGATCTCGAGCATAGCGTGATCCGCGCCCCCGAGGACGGTCAGCTCGGTGAGATCGCCGTCCATCTCGGCCAGTTCGTCGCGCCCGGAACGCAGTTCTTCGCGCTGGTCCCGTCGGACATCTGGATCGTCGCCGATTACAAGGAGGCGCAAACCCACCGCATCCGCGCCGGGCAGAAGGCCTGGTTCACCGTCGATGCGCTCGGTGGCGCCACCCTCACCGGGTACGTCGCGCAACTCGCTCCGGCAACCGGATCGCAGTTTGCGGTCCTCAAGCCCGACAATGCCACGGGCAATTTCGTCAAGGTGCCGCAGCGGATCGGCGTGCTGATATTGGTGGATCGCGGCCAGGCGCTGGCCGAGCGGCTGCGTCCGGGAATGTCGGTCGAAACGCGTGTGGAGGCGGGACGATGAAGCGGGCCAATATCGCATTGCTGCTGGCGGTGAGCGCCTGTGCCGGGCCAAGGCCCTCCGCGCCGCTTGCCGCGCAAATCTCCGCCCCGCCCGCGTGGCGAAGCGAGGGTGCGACGATGGGGGAGGTCGATTCTACATGGTGGCAGTCGTTCGGCGATCCCACGCTGGTCGCTCTCGTCGAGCGCGCGCTCGCCGACAATGCCGATCTCGGCATCGCCGCGGCGCGAGTCGATGAGGCGCGCGCGCAGTTCCGCCTCGCCGGCGCCCAGCGCTTGCCGAATATCGCGCTGGCGGCCGGCGGGGCGCGGGATCGTCACGTCAGCCCCTTCGGCAAGCCGGTCTATGAATGGGCCAGCCAGGGGCAGGTCGGAATCTCCTACGATATCGACCTGTTCGGGCGGCTGCGGAGCGCCGATGCCGCGGCGCGAGCATCCTTGCTGGCGAGCGAGGCGGCGCGGGACAATGTGCGCCTGGCGATCGCCGCCTCGGTGTCGTCGGGATATGTCGGGCTGCGCGCTCTGGACGCACGCCTGGTGGTGCTTCGCGATACGCTCGCCGCACGGGAGACATCGCTGCGTCTAGCACGTCGCCGCGCCGAGGCGGGCTATTCGCCGGCAATAGAGCTTCGCCAGGCACAGGCAGAATATGATGCCACCGCGCAACTCATCCCCGCCACCGAGCTGGCCCTCCGCCGCCAGGAGAACGGCCTGTCGCTCCTGCTCGGCGCCAATCCCGGGCCGATCCCGCGTGGCCAAACGCTTGACCAGCTCGCGCTCCCGCCGGCGAGCTCCTTCCTGCCATCGTCGTTGCTCCGGCGCCGGCCGGATATAGCGGCTGCGGAAAATCAGATCGTCGCGGCGGACCGTTCGCTCGACAGTGCGCGCGCGGCGTTCCTGCCCGATATCCAGCTCAACGGGGCGGGGGGGTATGTCGCGTCGAGCCTGTTGTTGCAAAATCCGTTCGGGGTCTTTTCGCTGGGAGCGTCGGTTCTCGCGCCACTGTTCGACGGTGGCCGTCTGCGCGCGCAGGCCGATGGTGCGGCGGCGCGGCGCGATGCTGCTGCCTTTGCGTATCGACAGACCGCGCTGAATGCGTTCAGGGAAGTCGAGGACGCGCTTGCGGCTATTTCCTACAATAGTCTGCAAGAGCAGGAAGTGCTGCGCCAGCGCCGCTCCACCGCCGATTTGCTGGGGTTTGCAACTGCCCGCTATCGCTCCGGCTATTCGGCCTATCTCGAGCAGATCGACGCCGAACGTGGCCTGCTGGCGAGCGATCTAGCTTTGGTTCAGATTCGCGCCGAACGCCTGACTGCCGCGATCGCGCTGTATCAGGCACTGGGGGGCGGGTGGAGCGCCGACGGCGTGGTGAAGCCTCGTTCCGCCCCATAGGCTGGGGCCGTCAGCTTCCCGCGACATCAGGCATGATCGTGCCCATTTCCATGGCCTGGCTGGCTGGAACTTCCTGGATCCCGATCACGATCTGGTCGGTCGGGGCGGCAGTCGCCGCCTGCACCAGCTCCCAAAGCCGGGACAGCATGCGCCGCTTGTAATCAGGCGGGCGGCCGGTTCGAATGAGCAACGTCAGCGATACCGCCGCCGCCGGCCGGCCGGCGCTGAAGCCATATCCGCGCTCGTATTCCTGGAAAATCACATGGACCCAGGCCGGATCGACACCGGACATTTCGACATGCAGCGCAGTGATTGCTTCGGCCAGCTTCTGCCGCCCGGCGAGATCGAGGCGGCCGGTTTCAACTGCGATCGTATAAAGCGGCATCGGTCGATTCCTCCTGAATTTTGCTTGGGACAATCTAATTCCTGCGAGCGCAGCCACACATCATCTCTTGGTTTCGATTTGCGGGGATCGAACCCACCCGATCGAAACGACCGTATGATGTTCCGCTGCGATAATGCCGGCCAGATTGGCGCGCGAAAGCGAGGGCGCCGATGGAGATTTCCGCATTGCTGCTGGCGAGGATACAGTTCGCCTTCACCGTCTCTTTCCACATCATCTTCCCCGCCTTCACGATCGGCCTGGCCGCCTGGCTGACGCTGCTGGAGGCGCTGCGGATGGTCACCGGGCGCCCGCTTTACCGCGTGCTGTTCGATTTCTGGCTGAAGATCTTCGCCATCTCGTTCGGGCTCGGCGTCGTCTCGGGGATCGTCCTGGCCTTTCAGTTCGGCACCAACTGGAGCGAATTGTCGCGCCGCACCGGCGCCATTCAGGGGCCCTTGCTCGGCTATGAGAGCTTCACTGCCTTCGCACTGGAGGCCAGCTTCTTCGGCATCATGCTGTTCGGCCGGAAGCGCGTGCCGGAGTGGCTCTATCTGGTGGCGTGCGCGATGGTGGCGCTAGCGACCAGCCTCTCGGCCTTCTGGATCATGGTCAACAACAGCTGGATGCAATGGCCGACCGGCTATGCGATCGACGCCAACGGCATCTTCGTGCCGACCGACTGGAATGCGATCATTTTCAGTCCGGTGGTGTGGGTGCGCTTCCCGCACATGCTGCTGGCATCCTACGTCACCGGCGCGTTCTGCGTCGCCGCGACCGGTGCTTGGCTGCTGCTGCGCGGGCGCGACCATGCCGAGGGGCAGGCGATGATGCGGATGGGTCTCGGCCTTGCCGCGGTCCTGGTGCCGATTCAGATATTCTTTGGCCACCTCACCGGCGACTATGTCCACGACAGGCAGCCGGCCAAATTCGCCGCGATCGAAGGCCGCTGGCACGATGAGCAACCC encodes:
- a CDS encoding cytochrome ubiquinol oxidase subunit I; the encoded protein is MEISALLLARIQFAFTVSFHIIFPAFTIGLAAWLTLLEALRMVTGRPLYRVLFDFWLKIFAISFGLGVVSGIVLAFQFGTNWSELSRRTGAIQGPLLGYESFTAFALEASFFGIMLFGRKRVPEWLYLVACAMVALATSLSAFWIMVNNSWMQWPTGYAIDANGIFVPTDWNAIIFSPVVWVRFPHMLLASYVTGAFCVAATGAWLLLRGRDHAEGQAMMRMGLGLAAVLVPIQIFFGHLTGDYVHDRQPAKFAAIEGRWHDEQPASEILFAIPDEAREKNHFEIAVPYAGSLIGSMSLDSKEVGLTSFPVADRPPVAIPFFAFRIMAGIGFFMLGLSWYASWLMLRGRQFERRSLLRVVFLSFPLGFIATLTGWFTAEVGRQPWVVYGVLRTADAVTPFRTAPEVAFSLALFAVIYLAIFLAGMTFIFRLLRGGPSASHRHDRRSANPKRPLSLIRDEAAGASLEKE
- a CDS encoding efflux transporter outer membrane subunit, which translates into the protein MKRANIALLLAVSACAGPRPSAPLAAQISAPPAWRSEGATMGEVDSTWWQSFGDPTLVALVERALADNADLGIAAARVDEARAQFRLAGAQRLPNIALAAGGARDRHVSPFGKPVYEWASQGQVGISYDIDLFGRLRSADAAARASLLASEAARDNVRLAIAASVSSGYVGLRALDARLVVLRDTLAARETSLRLARRRAEAGYSPAIELRQAQAEYDATAQLIPATELALRRQENGLSLLLGANPGPIPRGQTLDQLALPPASSFLPSSLLRRRPDIAAAENQIVAADRSLDSARAAFLPDIQLNGAGGYVASSLLLQNPFGVFSLGASVLAPLFDGGRLRAQADGAAARRDAAAFAYRQTALNAFREVEDALAAISYNSLQEQEVLRQRRSTADLLGFATARYRSGYSAYLEQIDAERGLLASDLALVQIRAERLTAAIALYQALGGGWSADGVVKPRSAP
- a CDS encoding HlyD family secretion protein, which produces MSEASPAIGAPPETPPPYWRPARRNPIFVVAAVLLASAALLAVLAVWGLPPFARGSESTNNAYVKGRVTVIAPQVSGYVSSVLVKSYERVRKGQILVTIDDGIYRARVDQAGANVEAAEAALANSTQAKAVQTAGVSVQVAGLGGAQAQLLKARADMARAQELVQDGSIARREYDQTLAALRAAEAQVREVSATGQVAREGVKTVEVGRAGLQAQVDAARALLRLAEIDLEHSVIRAPEDGQLGEIAVHLGQFVAPGTQFFALVPSDIWIVADYKEAQTHRIRAGQKAWFTVDALGGATLTGYVAQLAPATGSQFAVLKPDNATGNFVKVPQRIGVLILVDRGQALAERLRPGMSVETRVEAGR
- a CDS encoding tautomerase family protein, with product MAALAGIRLSQAKFRRNRPMPLYTIAVETGRLDLAGRQKLAEAITALHVEMSGVDPAWVHVIFQEYERGYGFSAGRPAAAVSLTLLIRTGRPPDYKRRMLSRLWELVQAATAAPTDQIVIGIQEVPASQAMEMGTIMPDVAGS